In Melospiza melodia melodia isolate bMelMel2 chromosome 30, bMelMel2.pri, whole genome shotgun sequence, the DNA window TTGTCCCGGGCTGGGCggggggctcagcccggcccccccccccccccacccgctGCCCACCCGCACGCCCCCCACCCACCCTTCACACCCCCCACGCCCCCCCCGGGCCGTCCCCGCGTCTCCGTCTCGCGTCGCCATCGCACGTCCAGCACCCAGCGTTCGGTCCCGGGGGGCCACAGCGGTGCCCCCCACCCCTGCGCCACCTCCCCCGGGTCACCCCGCGTCCCCCCTTCCCCccggtccccgtgtccccctgtgtgtcccccccgCCCCCCAAGCACATACCTCATggctccagagctgcccctgcccgcGGGCATCGAGCCCGGCCAGCACCTGGCCCAgcacggcccggctcggctcggcgcgCCCCACGCGGGGTCCCCCACTATGCagggtgctggggaggggggtggggggggtgggtttggggtgggggggggtcGCGGCCGGCGTCGCTGAATGTAGGGGCGCGGGCCGGGGGGggccgtggagcccccgtgacaATCACAGTCTGTGACGTGCGATTTTAAACCCTTTTGTGTTTTGGTCAGGATTTTAAAGAAAGATATTTTTATGGTAATTGTTGCTGGTCTATTTTACTATATATTTATGTAATAAATatatgatgaaaaaaaaaaaaaaaccaaccaaccaaaccccaCCCCCCCCACTCCCCTCCCCGACCACCCCCTCCCCTCCTCTCTAGACCCACCCCCCCCTCCCCAGCACGGCTCTGTGTCCCCCCCCCGGCCGCCAGAACGGGGGTGTCGGGGCGAGGGGACCCCCCCGGCTCTGCCAGCGGTGCCGTGGGGGCGGTGCCCGAtttggggtggggtgggaggggGGGTCCCAGCATCCCGGCGCCCACCTCGGGGTGAATCCCTGCGAGTCCGACGGGGTCGGTGCTGCcccgggggaggggggggagTCTGTGTGTCCGTCCCCCCACGCTGTGGTGTATGTACAGGGGTGCGCGGGAGGGGGGTCCGGGGGGGGGGCACTACTGGGCGTCGATGCGGAAGGAGAGCAGCTTCTCGGAGTGGAGGTTGTTGAGGGTGCGCAGGTCCGGCAGCTTCAGCAGCAGTTTGGTGAAACGCGAGGTCTCGGCCGGGCGCGTCTTCAGCACGAGGGCGCGCAGGGCCCGCAGCAGCgtctcctgcagctgctccaccgaggccgtgtcctccatgcCCGAGCGGTCTGACgaggcaggggaggggagggaacacCTCAGttccacccccaaaacctcctgatCGCACCCGGCATCACCCTGATCCCAGCGCTGAACCCCCTGATACTCCCCCGGTATCACCTCAATGCCACCCAAATCCCATCCCTGAATGCGCCAAACAACCCACTAACCCCCTgatcccagccccaaacccctcgATTCTTTTCCAAACTCCTCGATTCTTTTCCAAACTCCTCTGATCCCAGCCCCAAACTCCTCCATTCTTTTCCAAACTCGATTCTTTTCCAAACTCCTCTTCTCCCAACACCAAACCCCTCGATTCTTTTCCAAACTCCTCTgatcccagccccaaacccctcgATTCTATTCCAAACCCCTTGATTCTTTTCCAAACTCCTCTGATCCCAGCCCCAAGCTCAATTCTTTTCCAAACTCCTCTAATCCCAGCCCCAAATTTGATTATTTTCCAAACTCCTCTgatcccagccccaaacccctcgATTCTATTCCAAACCCCTTGATTCTTTTCCAAACTCCTCTGATCCCAGCCCCAAACTCCTCCATTCTCTTCCAAACTCGATTCTTTTCCAAACTCTTCTCCCAGCACCAAACCCCTCGATTCTTTTCCAAACTCCTCTAATCCCAGCCCCAAATTTGATTATTTTCCAAACTCCTCTGATGCCAGCCCCAAACTCCTCCATTCTCTTCCAAACTCAATTCTTTTCCAAACTCCTCTTCTCCCAGCACCAAACCCCTCGATTCTTTTCCAAACTCCTCTAATCCCAGCCCCAAATTTGATTATTTTCCAAACTCCTCTgatcccagccccaaacccctcgATTCTTTTCCAAATCCCTCGATTCTTTTCCAAACTCCTCTAATCCCAGCCCCAAATTTGATTCTTTTCCAAACTCCTCTGATCCCAGCACCAAACCCCTCGATTCTTTTCCAAACTCCTCAATTCTTTTCCAAACCCCTCAATTCTTTTCCAAACCCCTCAATTCTTTTCCAAACCCCTCGATTCTTTTCCAAACCCCTCGATTCTTTTCCAAACCTCTCGATTCTTTTCCAAActcttctcctcccagccccaagctCAATTCTTTTCCAAACTCCTCTGATCCCAGCCCCAAATTTGATTCTTTTCCAAACTCCTCCGATCGCAGCCCCAACCTCCTCGatgtccccaaaatcctcccgTGCCCACCTGCTGAGACCAGGACAACGGCAGTGAAGAGCCCCAGCTCCTCGTCACTGAGCtcgagggcgctgagcttctcgcTGAAGTCGAACATGGCCCCCAGCAGGTCTCCCATGCCCATGGcccacagctcctccagcccgtACCGCGTGCGGCTCATGAACGTCACCGTCTGCTCCTTCACGTCGAAGAGCGACGCAAAACGAACCATCAGCACCTGTGGGCAGGGGGCAGGACGTGGGACAGGGCACCGGGCAGAGCTACGGGCACCGTGCTCCATGCCAGGGACATCGGTCTCCATGTTACAGCTCCCAAATGTGGGGCACTGCCGTGCCATGGGGCAGCAGGCAATGCCAGGGGCATTGTGCGATGCCATGGGTTCTGTGATCCATATTGTGACCATCAAATGTGGGGTGCCATGCCATGGGCACTGTGTGATGCCATGGGCACCATGGGCACTGTGTTTCATGCCACGACTCCCAAATGTGGGGTACTGCCATGCCATGGGCTCTGTGATCCATATTGTGACCACCATATGTGGGGTACCATGCCATGGGCACTGTGTGATGCCATGGGCACTGTGTTTCATGCCACAGCTCCCAAATGTGGGGCACTGCCATGCCATGGGGCACCAGGCAATGCCAGGGGCATTGTGCCATGCCATGGGCTCTGTGATCCATATTGTGACCACCAAATGTGGGGTACCATGCCATGGGCACTGTGTGATGCCATGGGCACTGTGTTTCATGCCACGGCTCCCAAATGTGGGGCATTACAATGGGGCTTCATGTTAGCCCGTGGTGCCCAGTTGTGGGGTGCCATGCCATGCCTGGGGCATGGTGCTCCATGCCACAGCTCCCAAAACGGTGGCACTGCAGTGCCATGGGGCGCTGTGTAATGCCAGGAGCACTGTGCTGCATGCCACAACTCCCGATTGTGAagcactgcagtgctgcagggctcCATGCCAGTCCTCAGGGCACTGTGCCATGACAGGGACACCGCGCTCTGTGCCACAGATCCCAAATGTGGGGCACTGCAGTGCTGTGAGGCACCAGGCAATGCCACGGGCGCCGTGGCTCTCAAATGTGGGGCACTGCAATGCCACGGGGCACCTGCTGTGTTCTGGCCCGCCGTTCCCGCGCTTTGGGGCTCCGTGCCAGTCCACGGGGCACCCCGTCAGTCTGTGGGGCACCATCGAGCCCTCACCGTTATCCCAGGACGTACCTCAAAGGTGCCAGCCTTGAGCAGGGTGACCTGGTCGTGCTGGGAGAGCGCCTGGAAGCCGGGAATGTGCTTGGCGAACTCCACGACCTCGCGGACGGCGGGGGTGAAGCTGAGGGAGAAATCCTCCCAGATCTCCTGCACGGAGCGCCCGCTGCGCCCGGGCACGTGGCTGTTCATGGGGCACGCCTGCGGGGGAGCGGCGGTCAGCGGGCACCGGGGGCACCCCCGGGCTCTCCCCACCGGGGATGAGGGGGTTGATGCGATTAGCGGCTAAAAGCAGCCCTGGGAAGGGGAGCGGGAGCGCTCACCGGCAGGACGTCCTTGGGGCCGCGGGGCCAGGGGCAcccccgcggggccgggggctCGGGGTAGGCGGCGGGGCACAGCCGGGGCTCGGGGGGCCCGGGGGCCCAGGCGGGGGGCGCGTCCCAGCGCAGGAGGCCGCTGTCGCAGGCGGGAGGGGGTCCCAGCTTGTCGTGCGCGTAGATGAAGATCTCCTTGTGCGCCTTGGCCACCTGCGCGATCACATCCTCGGTGGCCCCGCCGGGGCTGGGCGAGCGGGGCGGCGTCAGCTGCTGCGGGAACTGCGAGAAGCAGGCGGGGGGAGCGAGCGGAGGGGGGCCGGGGGGCGCTGCGTGCCCCCCGCCCGCGGCGGGACCCTCGCCGGGCCCCGGCATCGGCGGTGGGGCGCTGGCCATGCCGCCCATGGCGCTCTGCATCTCCGCCAGCATCCGCTGCTTCTCCCGCTTGGGGATGCGCCCGAAGCGCACGGCTGGGGGGGACACCGGGGTTAGGGGGACGTCGGCGGATGGCGGGGACACCCCCATGCCCCCCCAGACCTGCACCATGAGGGGGTGATGGGAGCGGGGCTGCATCCCTGCCCTGGGTTTGGAGGGGACACACAGCCTTAAAAATTGAATACTCGGTCCTGGAGGAGACCCAATATAGGGGGACCCATCCCGGGAGGGGACACGGAGCTTTTAAAAATTGAATACTCGGTCCTGGAGGGGACCCAACATAGGGGGACCcatcctgggaggggacacgcaGCCTTAAAAATTGAATACTCGGTCCTGGAGGGGACCCAACATAGGGGGACCCATCCCGGGAGGGGACACGGAGCTTTTAAAAATTGAATACTCGGTGTATTGAATTGAATACACAGAGCCCTGAACATAGGGGGACCCATCCCAGGAGGGGATGTAGAGATCTGAGTAGAGGAGGATGCATCCAAGGGAGGGAAATACAGCCTGGGTGTTGGGGGACCCGGTGTGGGAGGGTCAGCCCTGGCCATGGGGGGGGACATGCAGCTCTGGGCACGGGGCACTCAGTCTTGGAGGGGACACGCAGCCCCGCATATGGGGGGTGCCAGGAAAGGGGGACACATCCCTCgggacaggcacagcacccggCACAGGCGGGGAGTGGCTCCAGAGgggaggcacagccctggagacaTCCCGGGAAGGGACCAGGGAAATCCCACCCCCGGAGGGAATCCCCGGCTCGGGACGTCACACGAGGGGTCCCTCCGAGCTCACCATCACGGGACATGCCGACCAGCAGGCACTTCTTGAAGCGGCATTGCTGGCAGCGGTTGCGGTTGATGCGGACGATGGAGCAATTCTCGTTCTTGAGGCACTTCTTGTACTGGATGTTCTGCTGGATGCTGCGGCGGAAGAAACCCTGCGGGGCGAGCGGGGGGCATCACTGGGGGTCCCCGCAGTGTGACAGGGGCTCCGTGCCCCACCCCCGGCCCCATCCCGGTACCTTGCAGCCCTCGCAGGCGTGCACGCC includes these proteins:
- the NR1D1 gene encoding nuclear receptor subfamily 1 group D member 1 encodes the protein MAAPEAGSTGGVISYVGSSGASPTRTSPVSLCSDSSNGSSQSGSQPFPTYFPPSPTGSLQDSRAYGGATLAPHEDGSPSSSSSSSSSSSTSSSSFSSSVNFPGVQPVPADERRRSSPSKSGSTVTKLNGMVLLCKVCGDVASGFHYGVHACEGCKGFFRRSIQQNIQYKKCLKNENCSIVRINRNRCQQCRFKKCLLVGMSRDAVRFGRIPKREKQRMLAEMQSAMGGMASAPPPMPGPGEGPAAGGGHAAPPGPPPLAPPACFSQFPQQLTPPRSPSPGGATEDVIAQVAKAHKEIFIYAHDKLGPPPACDSGLLRWDAPPAWAPGPPEPRLCPAAYPEPPAPRGCPWPRGPKDVLPACPMNSHVPGRSGRSVQEIWEDFSLSFTPAVREVVEFAKHIPGFQALSQHDQVTLLKAGTFEVLMVRFASLFDVKEQTVTFMSRTRYGLEELWAMGMGDLLGAMFDFSEKLSALELSDEELGLFTAVVLVSADRSGMEDTASVEQLQETLLRALRALVLKTRPAETSRFTKLLLKLPDLRTLNNLHSEKLLSFRIDAQ